ACCACAAAGGCGAAGAGCGTGCCGATGTTCACCAGCTCGGCGAGCTCGCTGAGGCTGGTGAAGCCGGCCAGGATCGCGATGAGCACGCCGAGCAGGATGGTCGGCCGGTGCGGGGTCCTGAACCGCGGGTGCACGTGGGAGAAGAAGCGCGGCAGCAGCCCGTCCCGGCTCATGGCGAAGAAGACCCGGGTCTGTCCGAGGAGCAGGATCATGCAGACCGTCGTCAGGCCGACTGCGGCGCCGAAGCTGATGAAGCCCGCGAACCAGGGGTGCCCGGTGGCCTTGAACGCGTCGGCGAGCGGGGCGCTCACGGACAGCTTGGTGTAGTGCTGCATCCCGGTGACGACGATCGACACGGCGACGTAGAGGACCGTGCAGATGATCAGCGAGCCGATGATGCCGCGGGGCATGTCGCGCTGCGGGTTCCTGGTCTCCTCGGCGGCGGTGGCGACGACGTCGAAGCCGATGAAGGCGAAGAAGACGACGGAGGCGGCGGTGAAGATGCCCATCACCCCGAAGTTGGACGGCGCCCAGCCGAACAGCAGCTGGATCATCGGGGCGTTCAGGCCACCGCCCGCGTCCACGGTCTGCGCCTTGGGGATGAACGGGTCGTAGTTGGCGCCGTGGATGAAGAAGGCGCCCGCGATGATCACGGTCAGGACGACGGTCACCTTGATGGCGACGACGACGGTGGTGACCCGCGCGGAGAGCTTGGTGCCGACGACCAGGATCGCCGTCAGCACCAGGACGAGGGCGGCGGCGAGGATGTCGAAGCCGAAGCCGTCGGCGCCCTCCCTGCTGCTGAGGGCCGCCGGCAGATGCCAGCCCGCGTTGTCGAGCAGCGAGGCGACGTACCCGGACCAGCCGACGGCCACCACCGCCGTGCCGAGCGCGAACTCCAGGACGAGGTCCCAGCCGATGATCCAGGCGGGGAGCTCCCCGAGGGAGGCGTACGAGAAGGTGTACGCCGAACCGGCCACCGGCACGGTGGAGGCGAACTCGGCGTAACAGAGCGCGGCGAGCGCGCAGACGACCCCGGCCACCACGAAGGCCAGGGCGACGGCGGGACCGGCGTTGTTCTTGGCGACCGTGCCGGTGAGGACGAAGATGCCGGTGCCGATGATGACGCCGACACCGAAGACGGTCAGGTCCAGCGCGGACAATGATTTCTTGAGCGCGTGCTCTGGCTCCTCTGTATCGAGGATGGACTGCTCGACCTTCTTCGTCCGGAAGACGGTGCTGCTCACGGGGTACCTCCCACGCTGTGTCGTCCTCGACATGATCGAGAGGGGGCGTAGACCGTATGCCCCGGCGCGGACCGGTTAACGCGAATGGACCGGTTCCACCACTCTTCACAGGGGGAGAACCGGTCCATTCGGGCGTGTCGGCTTGCCCGGTACGGCGTCAGTCCCTCGCGGACTCCACGGAGTCGACCTCGGCGGCCGCCGCGTTGCCGTACCGGCCGTCGAGCTTGGAGACGAGGCCGGTGACCTGCCGGGCGATGTCGGGGGCGGTGAGCCCGATCTCGGCCATGACCTCGGCGCGCGAGGCGTGGTCGAGGAAGCGGGGCGGGATGCCGAAGTCGCGCAGCGGGACGTCGACGCCCGCGTCGCGCAGCGCCTGGGCGATCGCCGAGCCGACGCCACCGACGCGGGAGTTGTCCTCGACGGTCACGACCACCCGGTGCCGGTCGGCGAGGGGCGCCATGGCCTCGTCGACGGGCTTGACCCAACGCGGGTCGACGACCGTGGTGGTGATGCCCTGGCGGTCGAGCAGCGTCGCGATCTCCAGGCACATCGGGGCGAGGGCGCCCACGGAGACCAGCAGCACGTCCGGGGTGTCGCTGCCGCTCTCGCGCAGCACGTCCATGCCGCCGACGCGGCCCACGGCGGCCACGGCGGGGCCGACGGCGCCCTTGGAGAAGCGGACGACGGTCGGCGCGTCCTCGACCTGGACGGCCTCGCGGAGCTGGGCGCGGACCTGGTCGGCGTCGCGCGGGGCGGCGAGCCTGAGGCCCGGCACCACCTGGAGGATCGACATGTCCCACATGCCGTTGTGCGAGGCGCCGTCGGTGCCGGTGACACCGGCCCGGTCCAGGACGAACGTCACACCGCACTTGTGCAGGGCCACATCCATCAGCACCTGGTCGAAGGCACGGTTGAGGAAGGTGGCGTACACCGCGAACACCGGGTGCACCCCGCCCGCGGCCAGGCCGGCCGCGGAGACGGCGGCGTGCTGCTCGGCGATGCCGACGTCGTAGATGCGGTCCGGGAAGGCGTCCGCGAACTTCTTCAGGCCGACCGGCTGAAGCATCGCCGCCGTGATCGCGACGATGTCCTCGCGCTCCTTGCCGAGCTCGACCATCTCGTCGCCGAAGACGGAGGTCCAGTCCGCGCCCGACGCCTTGATCGGCAGACCGGTGTCGGGGTGGATGGGGCCGATGCCGTGGAAGCGGTCGGCCTCGTCCTGGAGGGCGGGCTGGTAGCCGCGGCCCTTCTCGGTGAGGCAGTGCACGATGACCGGGCCGCCGAAGCGCTTGGCGCGGGCGAGCGCGGATTCCAGGGCCTCGATGTCATGGCCGTCGATCGGGCCGACGTACTTGAGGCCGAGGTCCTCGAACATGCCCTGGGGGGCGATGAAGTCCTTCAGGCCCTTCTTGGCGCCGTGCAGGGTCTCGTAGAGGGGTCTGCCGACGACGGGGGTGCGCTCCAGCACTTCCCTGGTGCGGGCGAGGAAACGCTCGTAGCCGTCCGTCGTGCGCAGGGTGGCGAGGTGGTTGGCGAGGCCGCCGATGGTCGGCGCGTAGGAGCGCTCGTTGTCGTTGACGACGATGACCAGCGGGCGGTCCCCGTCGGCGATGTTGTTCAGCGCCTCCCAGGCCATGCCGCCGGTGAGCGCTCCGTCGCCGATGACGGCGACCACGTGGTCGTCGCGGTCGAGGATCTGGTTGGCCTTCGCGAGGCCGTCGGCCCAGCCGAGCACCGTGGAGGCGTGGCTGTTCTCGATGACGTCGTGCTCGGACTCGGCCTGCGAGGGGTAGCCGGAGAGGCCGCCCTTCATCTTGAGCCGGGAGAAGTCCTGCCGGCCCGTGAGCAGCTTGTGCACGTAGGACTGGTGGCCGGTGTCCCACAGCACCTTGTCCTTCGGGGACTCGAAGACCCGGTGCAGGGCGATGGTGAGCTCGACCACGCCGAGGTTCGGCCCGAGGTGGCCGCCGGTCTTGGAGACGGCGTCGACGAGGAAGGTGCGGATCTCCCCAGCCAGCTGGTCCAGCTCCTCCAGGCTGAGCCGGTCCAGATCGCGCGGTCCCCTGATGCGGGTCAGCAGCGGCACCCGTGCCTCCTTGCAGTAAAAGCTGATCGAGCTGTTGCCGGGCTCGTCGAGTCTAGTGTTCCGCCCGGGCGTCCGGTGTCCGGCCCATGGGTCGGGGGTCACGCGAACGGCAGTACCCAGGATGAACCCTTCCCATGACACGACTGTGCCCGGCATCGCGGGGATGCCGGGCACTTCGGGTCACCGGAGCGTCATCCGCGACCGGCGGCCTTCTGGCTCTTGCGGGAGATCGAGTCGATGACGACCGCGCCCAGCAGAACACCACCGGTGATCATGTACTGGATCGAGGTGTTCATGTTGAGCAGGTCGAGACCGGTCTGGATGGACTGGATGACCAGCATGCCCAGGAGGGCGGACCACACCGTGCCCCGGCCGCCGAAGAGGCTCGTACCGCCGATGACGGCCGCCGCGATGGCGAGCATCAGGGTGTTGCCGCCGCCGGCGTTCAGCGTCGCGGACGCCGTCTGGCCCGCGAAGAACATGCCGCCGACCGCCGCGAAGCCACCGGAGATGGCGAACACGGTGATGCGGACCATCGGCACGTTGATACCGGCACGACGTGCGGCCTCGATGCCGCCGCCGACCGCGAAGACCTTGCGGCCGTACGTGGTGCGACGCAGCACGAAGTCGACGACCACCAGCGCCGCCAGGAAGATGACCAGCGCGTTGGAGACACCGGAGGCGTTGTTCAGCACGCTCGCCGCCAGGAAGGCGGCGACGGCCAGCGCACCGACGCGCAGCAGGATCTCCGCGGTCGGCCTGAACGGGACACCGGCGGCCCGGCGGCGACGCTGCTCACCGAAGTTGCCGATCAGGGTCAGCACGACCGCGAGGCCGGCCAGCAGGTACGCGCCGATGATGGCCTGGTCCATGAAGAAGGAGTTCTGGCCGAGCAGGTGCACCGGGCCGGAGTCCGACGGGATGTTGATCGTGCCGCTGGAGCCCAGCAGCCACAGCATCAGACCGTTCCAGCCGAGGAAGCCGGCCAGGGTGACCACGAAGGCCGGTACGCCGATCTTCGCGAAGAACCAGCCCTGCAACGCACCGATGACCGCACCGGTGAGGACCGTCAGGACCAGCGACAGCCATGGGTTCATGGTGTGGTCCACCACGAACACGGCGAACAGCGTGGACGCCAGACCGCTGACGGAACCGACCGACAGGTCGATCTCTCCCAGCAGCAGGACGAACACCAGGCCGATGGCCAGCATGCCGGTGGCCGACATGAAGTAGCTGATGTTCGAGAGGTTGTCGGCGCTCAGGAAGAGGTCGTTCTTCGCCTGGAAGATGGTCCAGATGACGATCAGACCGAGGACGACGGGGATCTGGCCCAGCTCGCCGCCCTTCACCTTGCGCTTGAACTCGGTGAGGTAGCCCTTGAAGCCCTCTTCACGCACCAGCAGGCGCGGGTCGACGACGGAGACCGGCGCGGCGGTCGGGTCGTCGGCGGGCGCGACGGTGGTCTGGTCCTCGATGACGCCGCCGGTCTTCTCGACCTTCCCGGGCCCCGAGGAGTCGCTCTTCACGGTCTTCGACGTGTCGCTCACTTTGCCGCCTCCGCAGTGCGACGCCCCGCACGACGGGTCACGGCGTTGTCCGTGGCCCCGGTGATCGCGGCGATGATCTCTTCGTGGCTGGTGTCCTTCACGGGGAAGGAGCCGTTGTTCTTGCCCAGACGCAGGACGGCGACGGTGTCCGCGACCGCCTTGACGTCGGCCATGTTGTGGCTGATGAGGATGACGCCGAGGTTGCGCTCGCGCAGCCGCTCGACCAGGTCGAGGACCTGCGCGGTCTGCTCGACACCGAGGGCGGCGGTGGGCTCGTCCAGGATGACGACCTTCGGGTCACCGATCAGGGCGCGCGCGATGGCGACGACCTGACGCTGACCACCCGAGAGGCTCGCGATCGGGATGCGGACACTCGGGATACGGATGGAGAGCGTCGAGAGCAGCTCCCGGGCGTTCTTCTCCATCGACACCTCGTCGATGACGCCGCGGCGCAGCAGCTCGCGTCCGAGGTAGAGGTTGCCGACCACGTCGAGGTTGTCGCACAGGGCGAGGTCCTGGTAGACGGTCGCGACGCCGAGTCCCTGAGCGTCGTGCGGCCGGTTGATGCTGACCGGCTTTCCCTCCCATTCGATGACGCCCTCATCGATGGGGTGGACACCCGCGATCGTCTTGACCAGGGTGGACTTTCCTGCGCCGTTGTCGCCCACGAGGGCGACCACTTCTCCGGCGTGGACCTCCAGCTCGACGTCGGTGAGTGCCTGAACCGCACCGAATCGCTTGGAGACCCCGCGCAACGCCAGCACGGGCGTAGCGGACACGTGAACCATCTCCTTCGCCGCCTGACCGGCGGGGATGCCGCGCGCAAAGACAGGCGCGGAGGGATGTGCGCGACGCGCTGGGCGCGAGTCGACGCACGAGGTTTACAAGATGAACATGCGTGAATCCGCTGCGCTTGGCAACGGTTCCGTCCGACGCCCGCCCCGGCAGCGGGGTGTGAAGGTGGGGCGGGCGTCGGACAGGTCTCACGGGGCCGCTGGGCGGCCGACGGGACCCGAGGGCCGGCTGAGCGGACCCTTGGGACCGGGTTGCCTACTGGAGGCCCGCGGCCTTGCAGGCGGCGGCGTACTCGGCGGTGCAGATGTCCGCGACGGTGTACAGCCCGTCCTTGACGACCGTGTCCTTGATGTTGGCCTTGGTGACCGACACCGGGGTCAGCAGCTGCGAGGGGACCTTGTCGCCGGAGCCGCTGGTCAGCGTCTCGGTGGCCAGGGACTTGATGTCCTTGCCCTCGAGCAGGTCGACCGCGAGCTGGGCGGCCGCCTCGGCCTCGGGCTTGAAGGCCTTGTAGACGGTGGAGGACTGGGTGCCGGCGACGATGCGCTGGATACCCGCGAGCTCCGCGTCCTGGCCGGTCAGCGGGATGCCGCTGATCTTCGCACCCTTGAGGGTGTTGGCGATGCCACCGGCCATGCCGTCGTTGGCGGCGTAGACGCCGGCGATGTTCTTGGCGCCGAGCTGGGTGATGGCCGCGGACATCTTCTGCGCGGCGACCGTGTCCTTCCAGAGGCCGGACTGCTCGTAGGCGATGTCGACCTTGCCGTCGAGCGCCTTGTGCGCGCCTTCCTTGAACTGGCCGGCGTTCGGGTCGGCGTCGTCACCGTTGATCATGACGACCTTGGCCTTCGGGGTCGCCTTGGCGCCGAGGGAGTCGAGCAGGGCCTGGCCCTGGAGCTCGCCGACCTTGACATTGTCGAAGGAGACGTAGGCCGAGACGGGGCCCTGGGCGAGGCGGTCGTACGCGACGACCTTGACGCCCTTGTCCACCGCGGACTGGATCGAGGACTTGATGGCGGCGGAGTCCTGGGCGGAGATCACGATGACCTTGACGCCCTTGGTCACCATGCTGCTGACCTGCTGGGCCTGCTTGGCCGAGTCGGCCGCGGCGTTCGCGTACTCGAGCTTGCAGTCGGAGCAGAGGGCCTTGACCTTGGCGTCGAAGTACGGCTTGTCGAACTTCTCGTACCGCGCGGTGACGCTGTCGGGGAGCAGCAGGCCGATGGACTTGTTGCCCGAGCTGCTGCTGCTGCCGGAGTCGCTGTCCTTGTCGTCGCCCGCCTTGCCGCACGCGGCAATCGAAAGCGCCATGGACACGGCGGTTGCGCCGATCACGACTCTACGCATCGTTGCGTTCATTGAGATGTGCCTCCCTGACAGGGCCGCAACGCTGCGGCCGAGGTGGCTGGAAGTCAACTCGGCCACACGTGCGACGTCAAGAAGTAAATACTTAACGAGATGGCAACGGCGTCATTCGTTCTCTAAGTGAAGGCAGGTGTCGCCACGGTCAGCGTGCCGTCCAAAAGGGTCGAATCACCCATTTCACTCAGTGCGAGAGCGAGCGCTCCGAGCACCTCCGCACGGCCCCCAAGTGCCCCCGGGAGAACGGAAAGTTGGCGTGCCGCACTCGGGATCGCGTAGCGGCCGACGGACTCTCTGATCGGACCGAGCACCAGCTCACCGGCCTCGGCGAGATCACCGCCCAGGACCACCCGGCTCGGGTTCAACAGGTTGCAGAGATTGGCGACTCCACTGCCGATGTGACGGCCGACGTCGGCGATCACCCGACGGCAGCCCGGGTCGCCGTCCCTCGCCAGTCGCACGACGCCTTCCATCGTCAGATCCGTGCCGTGGCTGGACTGGAGGAGCGGGAGCACGTAGCGCGCCGCCGCGAAGGTCTCCAGGCAGCCCCGGTTACCACAGCGGCAGACGGGGCCGGACTCGTCAAGTGTAATATGTCCGATTTCGCCCGCGGTACCACCGGGCCCCCTGTAGATCTTCCCCTCGATCACCAGACCGGCACCCACACCGCTCGCGACCTTGATGTATGCAAGATCACGCACGCCCCTGCCACTGCCCCAGACCATCTCGCCGAGGGCTCCGAGGTTGGCGTCGTTGTCCACGTGGACGGGCACGCCGAGCCGGCCGCGCATCTCCTCGGCGGGTCTGGTGCCGATCCAGCCGGGCAGGATGGCGGACGAACCGAGCGTTCCCGACTCCAGGTCGATCGGCCCGGGCACCCCAAGACCCACCCCCGCAACCTTCGTCCGGTCCACCCCGGTGGCCTCGATCAGCCGGTTGACCAGCTGTTCCGCCCGGTCGAAGCCCTGCGTCGAGGAGGCGTCCACATCGAGCGGCTCCGACTCCTCGGCAAGCACCTGATGGGCCAGATTGCCCACGGCGACCCGTAGGTGCGTATGTCCGAAATCGACGCCGATGACGATGCCCGCGTCGCCGCTCAGACTGACGCTGCGGGCCCTTCGTCCGCCCGCCGAGGTGGGCGTGACCTCGACGGTTCCGCCGTCCTTCAGTTCGCGCACGATATTGGAGACGGTCGCGGCGGACAGCCCGGTCGCCCGGGCGATCTCCGCCTGCGTCAGGGACCCGGCCAGACGCACGGCGCGTACGACCCGCTCCAGGTTGGCTCGGTGCAGCGACGACTGCGACCCCGGAGTCTCCACGACGACCTCCTGCGCGCGGGACCGCATCGATGAGGCCCCGTCTATGTCCAACTAGTGAACTCTAAGCTGAGCCGTTCGGGTCGCCTCCCGTCAAGAGGTTGAACAGTATCCGCATGCGTGTGAAGCAACACGGAGGGTGGTCGAGGGGGGGTCGCGGGGCGTGCGGGACCCGCTGCGCGGCGTTACGGGCCGGTCCCGGAAGGGGTACGAAAGGGACGCGGCAGCGGGAGAACGGACGGTGCCGCCGGCGGCTCGAGCGGGCGCCGGCGAGGCGCGCGGACACGGGCCCGGCGGTGGTGCCAGGCGGTGAAGGGCGAGCCCGTCGTCCGCGGCGCCCCTACTTCAACGCCCCGGCGGTCAGCCCCTGGACCACCTGCCGCTGGAAGACGATGTACGCGGCCAGGACCGGCAGCATCGCCATGACCAGACCGGCGAAAAGCCCTGACCAGTCACCCTTGTAGCCCTGGCTCACGGCCAGTTGGACCAGCCCCTGGGTGAGGACGCGCTTGTCGGGGTCGGTGTTCAGGACCGTGGGAAGCATGTACTGGTTCCACTGGCCCAGGAAGTTGAAGATGCCGACGCTGATCAGGCCCGGCTTGGCCATGGGCACCATGATCTGGAAGAACGTACGGCTGTGCGAGGCGCCGTCCACGAAGGCCGCCTCCGCCACCGAGGTCGGCAGGGTGCGGAAGAAGGCCGTCAGGAAGAACACCGTGAACGGCAGCGAGTAGGCGATGTAGACGAGGATCAGGCCGTGGATGGAGTTCAACAGCCCCATGTTGTTCACCACGTAGAACAACGGGACCAGCGCCAGCATGATCGGAAAACTCATGCCGCCGATGAACAGGTAGTAGATGAAGCGGTTGCCCGGGAAGTCGAAGCGCGCCAGGACGTAGGCCGCCATGGAGCCGAGGACGAGCGTGCCGATGAGTGAACCCCCCACCACCAGGATGGTGTTGAGGAAGTAGTCGCTCATGTTGGCCTCGGTCCAGGCCCGGGACCAGTTGTCGAAGTGCAGGGTGTCGGGCAGCGACCAGGGCGAGCCGAAGATGGAGCTGTCGTCCTTGAAGGAGGTCATCACCGCCCAGAGCAACGGCAGCACGACCATGATCGCCCAGATCACCAGGATGCCGTGGGAGAAGGCGTTGAGGACGTTTCCTTCCGATTTCTTCCCCGCGGGCGGTGTGCCGGCCGCCAGGTCGACCTTCGTGACGGGGATGCCGGAGCCGGACTCGGCCGGCAGGGGCGCGGGGGTCTCGGTCGTCTTCACGTCAGTACTCCAGCCGCTCGCGCCGCCCCAGCCGCATCACGACGGCGGCGAAGGCCAGCGTCACGATGAGCAGAGCCACGCCGATGGTGGTGGCATAGGCGGCCTGACCGTCACGGAACGCCTTCTGGTACACGTACAGGACCATGACGGTGGTCGAGTAGTCGGGGCCGCCCGGCCCGGTCGTCATGATCTGCACGACCGCGAACGACTCCGCGCCGAGCGCGAGGATGCCCATGTAGACCCAGCCCGACTGCACCGTGCCCCAGAGCAGGGGCAGGGTGATGCGGAAGAAGGTGGCGGCCCGGCCCGCGCCGTCCAGCAGCGCGGCCTCGTACAGGTCCGCCGGGATGGACGCCATGCCCGCCGAGAAGAGGACCACGAAGAAGCCGACCGTCGACCAGACGAGCACCGCCATCACGCACCACAGCGCGAGATCCGGGTCGCCGAGCCAGAGGGGCTGGAGGCCGTCCAGCCCGACCCCCCGGAAGAACGAGTTGATCGCGCCGCTGTCCGGGTTGTACGCGAAGGCGAACAGCAGCGCCACGATGGCGATCGACAGCACCTGCGGGAAGAAATACACGATCTTGTAGAAGGAGGACCCCCGGACTCCGGAGATCACCGGGCCGCCCCTCCTCCCGCGTCCACCGACATTGATCATGAAGGCGAAGAACAGCGCCAGGCTGATCGTCACCAGCGGCAGCACGACCGCGAACATCAAGCTGTGCTGCAAGGACTTCCAGAAGATGTCGTCGTCCAGCATCCTCCGGTAATTGTCCAGGCCGACCATCTTGAATTCGGGGCTGAGACCGGTCCAGTCCGTGAACGAGTAGTAGATGGACTGGATGAACGGCCATACCACGAAGAGCGCGTACAGTCCCAGGGGCAGCGCCAGGAACCCCACGATGAAGCGGTACTTGCCGTGCTGCATCACCACTCCGGTGCTTTTATGGATACTTCGCCGCGATTTCCGCCGTCACTGGTGTTTGTAATGCTTGATCGTCGTGTCCTTGGCCGCCTCGTCGGCGTACCCCTGGATCTTCTTGATCGCCTCGGCCGGGGTGAGCCGGCCGGCCATCATCTCGCCCAGACCGGACACCCCGATCTTCTCCTTCTGCAACTGGACATACCAGTCCTGAAGTCGAGGGTTCACCACGTTGTCGCCGGCCTTGTCCAGGGCCGCGACACCCGACTTGAGACCGGGGGTGAGGGCGAGACCGTCGGTGCCGCCGTTGTACGCGGTCAGTGACTTGACCTTGGAGGTGAAGTTCTTGGAGGACGCCTCGCTGAGCATGATGCGCAGCTGTTCCATGCCGCCCGCCGCGTTCTTCGCCTTGGCCGGCACGACGAACGGCTCGCCGCCGGAGGCCCAGATGGTGCCGAAGGGCATCTTGTCCGAGGAGTCGATGCCGGTGGGCGCGGAGACGGCCAGGCCGAAGTCGGCGGGGATGACGTTGGCCGACTCGTTCTCCACCCAGGAACCGTTGGGGATGAACAGCGCCTTGCCCTTCGCCCAGGCCGTCTGGGACTGGATGTGGTCCAGGCCGGGCGTGCCCTTGAGGATGTAACCCTTCTGGTAGAGCTCGTAGTAGGCGTCGAAACAGGCCTTCACCGCCGGGTGCTTCCAGGCGTTCGGCTCCAGGTTGTCGATGGCGTCGAGGACCTCGCGGCCGCCCACCTTGCCGATCATCGGGTACAGCGCGAAGGGAATGTAGTACGGGTACTTGCCGGCGTACGTCCAGCCCGCGATGCCCTGCTTCTTGGCCTTCGCGCAGAGCGCGAGCATCTCGTCCCAGGTCTGCGGATACGTGGCGTCGAGGGAGTCCAGGGCCTTCTGCGAGTACCAGACGCCGTAGACGGTGTAGGCGTAGTACATGATCCAGACCGGGTCGCCGTCGAACTGGCCCATCTCGACGATGCCGGGGCGCAGGGTGTCGCGGACCTTCTTCCCCGGGTCGTCGTAGGACGCGGCGTCCAGGAGCGGCGTGAGGTCGGCGAGCTGCTTCTTGCCGACCAGCACGCCCATGTCCATCTGCTCGGCGCCGGAGTTGTCGATGAGGTCGGGCGGGGTGCCCTGGTTGAAGCGGGGCTGGAGGGTCGACTGGATCTTCTGCGTGGCCGAGAACTTCACCTTCGCCCCGGGGAAGGCCTTCTCGTAGATCTTGACCGCGTCCTCGGCGTACTCCTTGCCGAAACCGCCGTCGAACAGGACGAATTCCAGCTGGGCGGTCTCGTTGACCGCCAGGGGGTTCTTCGCGGTCTTCTTTCCGGCCTTGGCCTTGTCCTCGTCGCCCCCGCCGCTGCTCGCGCAGGCGGACAGAAAGCTCATCGTGGGGACGGAGATCAGGCCCAGTGCCGCTGATCTCTTGATCAGGTCCCGGCGGCCGACACCCGTGGAGCCGTTCCTGTCGGAGCGGTTCTCCTCGGAGCCGATGTTCTCGGAGTGGGATCCCATGCTCAAGTCCTCGCCTTCTCCAGGACTCAGGCGGTGAACCGGATCCTTCCCGGCAC
This Streptomyces sp. NBC_00377 DNA region includes the following protein-coding sequences:
- a CDS encoding sugar ABC transporter permease, giving the protein MSDTSKTVKSDSSGPGKVEKTGGVIEDQTTVAPADDPTAAPVSVVDPRLLVREEGFKGYLTEFKRKVKGGELGQIPVVLGLIVIWTIFQAKNDLFLSADNLSNISYFMSATGMLAIGLVFVLLLGEIDLSVGSVSGLASTLFAVFVVDHTMNPWLSLVLTVLTGAVIGALQGWFFAKIGVPAFVVTLAGFLGWNGLMLWLLGSSGTINIPSDSGPVHLLGQNSFFMDQAIIGAYLLAGLAVVLTLIGNFGEQRRRRAAGVPFRPTAEILLRVGALAVAAFLAASVLNNASGVSNALVIFLAALVVVDFVLRRTTYGRKVFAVGGGIEAARRAGINVPMVRITVFAISGGFAAVGGMFFAGQTASATLNAGGGNTLMLAIAAAVIGGTSLFGGRGTVWSALLGMLVIQSIQTGLDLLNMNTSIQYMITGGVLLGAVVIDSISRKSQKAAGRG
- a CDS encoding amino acid permease, translated to MSSTVFRTKKVEQSILDTEEPEHALKKSLSALDLTVFGVGVIIGTGIFVLTGTVAKNNAGPAVALAFVVAGVVCALAALCYAEFASTVPVAGSAYTFSYASLGELPAWIIGWDLVLEFALGTAVVAVGWSGYVASLLDNAGWHLPAALSSREGADGFGFDILAAALVLVLTAILVVGTKLSARVTTVVVAIKVTVVLTVIIAGAFFIHGANYDPFIPKAQTVDAGGGLNAPMIQLLFGWAPSNFGVMGIFTAASVVFFAFIGFDVVATAAEETRNPQRDMPRGIIGSLIICTVLYVAVSIVVTGMQHYTKLSVSAPLADAFKATGHPWFAGFISFGAAVGLTTVCMILLLGQTRVFFAMSRDGLLPRFFSHVHPRFRTPHRPTILLGVLIAILAGFTSLSELAELVNIGTLFAFVVVAIGVIILRRSRPDLPRAFRTPWVPFLPIVSVCASLWLMLNLPAETWLRFGIWMVVGFVVYFLYGRSHSRLGRQEAAAASADGAPGRGGAV
- a CDS encoding ATP-binding cassette domain-containing protein codes for the protein MVHVSATPVLALRGVSKRFGAVQALTDVELEVHAGEVVALVGDNGAGKSTLVKTIAGVHPIDEGVIEWEGKPVSINRPHDAQGLGVATVYQDLALCDNLDVVGNLYLGRELLRRGVIDEVSMEKNARELLSTLSIRIPSVRIPIASLSGGQRQVVAIARALIGDPKVVILDEPTAALGVEQTAQVLDLVERLRERNLGVILISHNMADVKAVADTVAVLRLGKNNGSFPVKDTSHEEIIAAITGATDNAVTRRAGRRTAEAAK
- a CDS encoding carbohydrate ABC transporter permease translates to MQHGKYRFIVGFLALPLGLYALFVVWPFIQSIYYSFTDWTGLSPEFKMVGLDNYRRMLDDDIFWKSLQHSLMFAVVLPLVTISLALFFAFMINVGGRGRRGGPVISGVRGSSFYKIVYFFPQVLSIAIVALLFAFAYNPDSGAINSFFRGVGLDGLQPLWLGDPDLALWCVMAVLVWSTVGFFVVLFSAGMASIPADLYEAALLDGAGRAATFFRITLPLLWGTVQSGWVYMGILALGAESFAVVQIMTTGPGGPDYSTTVMVLYVYQKAFRDGQAAYATTIGVALLIVTLAFAAVVMRLGRRERLEY
- a CDS encoding ROK family transcriptional regulator gives rise to the protein METPGSQSSLHRANLERVVRAVRLAGSLTQAEIARATGLSAATVSNIVRELKDGGTVEVTPTSAGGRRARSVSLSGDAGIVIGVDFGHTHLRVAVGNLAHQVLAEESEPLDVDASSTQGFDRAEQLVNRLIEATGVDRTKVAGVGLGVPGPIDLESGTLGSSAILPGWIGTRPAEEMRGRLGVPVHVDNDANLGALGEMVWGSGRGVRDLAYIKVASGVGAGLVIEGKIYRGPGGTAGEIGHITLDESGPVCRCGNRGCLETFAAARYVLPLLQSSHGTDLTMEGVVRLARDGDPGCRRVIADVGRHIGSGVANLCNLLNPSRVVLGGDLAEAGELVLGPIRESVGRYAIPSAARQLSVLPGALGGRAEVLGALALALSEMGDSTLLDGTLTVATPAFT
- the dxs gene encoding 1-deoxy-D-xylulose-5-phosphate synthase encodes the protein MPLLTRIRGPRDLDRLSLEELDQLAGEIRTFLVDAVSKTGGHLGPNLGVVELTIALHRVFESPKDKVLWDTGHQSYVHKLLTGRQDFSRLKMKGGLSGYPSQAESEHDVIENSHASTVLGWADGLAKANQILDRDDHVVAVIGDGALTGGMAWEALNNIADGDRPLVIVVNDNERSYAPTIGGLANHLATLRTTDGYERFLARTREVLERTPVVGRPLYETLHGAKKGLKDFIAPQGMFEDLGLKYVGPIDGHDIEALESALARAKRFGGPVIVHCLTEKGRGYQPALQDEADRFHGIGPIHPDTGLPIKASGADWTSVFGDEMVELGKEREDIVAITAAMLQPVGLKKFADAFPDRIYDVGIAEQHAAVSAAGLAAGGVHPVFAVYATFLNRAFDQVLMDVALHKCGVTFVLDRAGVTGTDGASHNGMWDMSILQVVPGLRLAAPRDADQVRAQLREAVQVEDAPTVVRFSKGAVGPAVAAVGRVGGMDVLRESGSDTPDVLLVSVGALAPMCLEIATLLDRQGITTTVVDPRWVKPVDEAMAPLADRHRVVVTVEDNSRVGGVGSAIAQALRDAGVDVPLRDFGIPPRFLDHASRAEVMAEIGLTAPDIARQVTGLVSKLDGRYGNAAAAEVDSVESARD
- a CDS encoding carbohydrate ABC transporter permease; translated protein: MKTTETPAPLPAESGSGIPVTKVDLAAGTPPAGKKSEGNVLNAFSHGILVIWAIMVVLPLLWAVMTSFKDDSSIFGSPWSLPDTLHFDNWSRAWTEANMSDYFLNTILVVGGSLIGTLVLGSMAAYVLARFDFPGNRFIYYLFIGGMSFPIMLALVPLFYVVNNMGLLNSIHGLILVYIAYSLPFTVFFLTAFFRTLPTSVAEAAFVDGASHSRTFFQIMVPMAKPGLISVGIFNFLGQWNQYMLPTVLNTDPDKRVLTQGLVQLAVSQGYKGDWSGLFAGLVMAMLPVLAAYIVFQRQVVQGLTAGALK
- a CDS encoding sugar ABC transporter substrate-binding protein; translation: MNATMRRVVIGATAVSMALSIAACGKAGDDKDSDSGSSSSSGNKSIGLLLPDSVTARYEKFDKPYFDAKVKALCSDCKLEYANAAADSAKQAQQVSSMVTKGVKVIVISAQDSAAIKSSIQSAVDKGVKVVAYDRLAQGPVSAYVSFDNVKVGELQGQALLDSLGAKATPKAKVVMINGDDADPNAGQFKEGAHKALDGKVDIAYEQSGLWKDTVAAQKMSAAITQLGAKNIAGVYAANDGMAGGIANTLKGAKISGIPLTGQDAELAGIQRIVAGTQSSTVYKAFKPEAEAAAQLAVDLLEGKDIKSLATETLTSGSGDKVPSQLLTPVSVTKANIKDTVVKDGLYTVADICTAEYAAACKAAGLQ